Proteins encoded by one window of Chryseobacterium aquaeductus:
- a CDS encoding aminoglycoside phosphotransferase family protein encodes MTSENAKRFFENHFGEKSTEFVTLAQSGSARVNFLAQNKTGKYIVTYNENIAENESFLYYSTIFSRLNLNTPTIFKISDDKKMYIQEFLGNQTFSEIITADGLSENVKSLVKQTIEKLFTLQIQTQNQIDFTQTFEYESYDEFPILHDLYYFKNFVADVLELEYHKSTLLKEFKKLVDLIENLEPKGLMIRDFQARNIMVDDKNKISFIDYQSAMKGPLMYDVISFLFQAKANFPEDFKNEMLDFYIQQFQNQETQLQLRNSVKPIQLMRFLQVLGAYGFRGLIQKKQHFITSIDKGIENITVFSNHWDEMKKYPELKKVIEQLSLEKTKSKIEEILNH; translated from the coding sequence ATGACTTCCGAAAACGCAAAAAGATTTTTTGAAAACCATTTTGGTGAAAAATCTACTGAATTTGTTACTTTAGCTCAAAGCGGTTCTGCACGAGTGAATTTTTTGGCTCAAAACAAGACCGGAAAATATATCGTTACTTACAATGAAAACATTGCTGAAAATGAAAGTTTTCTCTATTATTCAACTATTTTTTCAAGATTAAATCTTAATACACCGACTATTTTTAAGATTTCTGACGACAAAAAAATGTACATTCAGGAGTTTTTGGGTAATCAGACTTTTTCGGAAATCATTACTGCAGATGGATTGTCTGAAAATGTAAAATCTTTGGTAAAACAAACCATAGAGAAACTTTTTACGCTTCAAATTCAGACTCAAAATCAAATTGATTTTACCCAGACTTTTGAATATGAAAGTTATGATGAATTTCCCATTTTACATGATCTGTACTACTTCAAAAATTTCGTAGCAGATGTTTTAGAGCTGGAATATCATAAATCAACACTTTTAAAAGAGTTTAAAAAACTGGTTGACCTCATCGAAAATCTTGAACCAAAAGGATTAATGATTCGTGATTTTCAGGCTAGAAATATCATGGTAGATGATAAAAATAAAATTTCTTTTATCGATTATCAATCGGCAATGAAAGGCCCTTTGATGTATGATGTAATCTCTTTTCTGTTTCAGGCAAAAGCAAATTTCCCCGAAGATTTTAAAAATGAAATGCTTGATTTTTATATTCAGCAATTTCAAAATCAAGAAACACAGCTTCAACTAAGGAATTCGGTAAAGCCAATTCAGTTGATGCGATTTTTACAAGTTTTGGGAGCTTACGGTTTCCGTGGATTAATTCAAAAAAAGCAACATTTCATTACAAGCATCGATAAGGGAATTGAAAATATTACAGTATTTTCAAACCATTGGGACGAAATGAAAAAATATCCCGAACTGAAAAAAGTAATTGAACAGTTGAGTTTGGAAAAAACAAAATCTAAAATTGAAGAAATATTGAACCATTAA
- a CDS encoding DUF5689 domain-containing protein yields MNIKKYLLIFTGVAFAAISMNSCVQKDDWDTPPINCSNKFAEPNITLAAFKTQAPGTGYTVITTDQIFDGYVTSSDENGNFYKTISFQDKAENPTAALQIEVDKSSNYADFPIGAHIRINAKGLRLGTDRGVVKIGSVDPIYDIGRIPGVLVSRYISGVCNGNGLDVVTLKPIPLANLNEAKDAQYINMLVTVPNVQFAAGEISPVNKTFIEYLVGAGVDTERVLEDATGNTVALRNSGFFSEGSKLLPKGNGNATFVVSRFNASWQMLIRKTNDLDFSGTRVDAAPPKGGTAVVFSGTFLENFESYSLLPVNLEVYPKYINDPLFGNRYWQLKTFSNNKYIQLSANGGSGNHVTYFAVPIDFTAANQFKFDVNVGFWNGNALKVYTTTNYTALSDISAATKTDITSSFTIPQTPVSGYGTIVSAGTYNIPANLTGNGYILFEYSGTVGGITTTVQLDNIQALP; encoded by the coding sequence ATGAATATAAAAAAATACCTACTAATTTTTACAGGAGTGGCTTTTGCTGCTATTTCTATGAATTCTTGTGTACAGAAGGACGATTGGGACACACCGCCAATCAACTGCAGTAATAAATTTGCCGAACCAAACATAACTTTAGCTGCTTTCAAAACCCAGGCACCTGGTACTGGTTATACTGTAATCACCACAGATCAAATTTTTGACGGCTATGTAACGTCATCAGACGAAAACGGTAATTTTTACAAAACAATTTCTTTTCAAGATAAAGCAGAAAATCCTACAGCTGCTTTACAGATCGAAGTAGACAAATCGAGTAACTATGCAGATTTTCCTATTGGCGCCCATATCAGAATTAATGCAAAAGGTTTAAGATTAGGCACAGATCGAGGTGTGGTGAAAATTGGTTCTGTAGATCCGATTTATGACATCGGAAGAATCCCAGGAGTTTTGGTGAGCAGATATATCTCAGGTGTCTGCAACGGAAACGGTCTTGACGTTGTAACCTTAAAACCAATACCATTAGCTAATTTGAATGAAGCAAAAGATGCCCAATATATCAATATGCTGGTAACTGTTCCTAATGTGCAATTTGCTGCAGGTGAAATTTCACCCGTAAACAAAACTTTTATTGAATACTTAGTTGGTGCAGGTGTAGATACAGAAAGAGTTTTAGAGGATGCAACAGGAAATACGGTAGCGCTAAGAAACTCTGGTTTCTTTTCAGAAGGTTCCAAATTATTACCGAAAGGTAATGGTAATGCTACATTTGTTGTGAGCCGTTTCAATGCAAGCTGGCAGATGCTCATCAGAAAAACCAACGATCTTGATTTTTCGGGAACGAGAGTAGATGCTGCTCCTCCGAAAGGCGGAACTGCTGTGGTGTTTTCCGGAACATTTTTAGAGAATTTTGAAAGCTATTCTCTCTTACCGGTGAATTTGGAAGTTTATCCGAAATATATCAACGACCCTTTATTCGGAAACCGATACTGGCAACTGAAAACATTTAGCAATAACAAATATATACAGCTTTCTGCAAATGGCGGTTCGGGAAATCATGTTACTTATTTTGCCGTACCGATAGATTTTACAGCCGCTAATCAATTTAAATTTGATGTAAATGTCGGCTTTTGGAATGGTAATGCGCTGAAAGTGTATACAACGACAAACTATACAGCTTTAAGTGACATTTCTGCAGCTACAAAAACAGATATCACTTCATCATTTACTATTCCTCAAACTCCGGTTTCGGGATATGGAACAATAGTATCGGCAGGCACTTACAATATTCCAGCTAATTTGACAGGAAACGGATACATACTTTTTGAATATTCCGGCACTGTCGGAGGAATTACAACTACAGTACAATTAGATAATATTCAGGCTTTACCATAA
- a CDS encoding exosortase F system-associated membrane protein, whose product MKILNWFLVLAGVCGLVGVRILEDHIFYDPFLNYFHFATKNIAFPEFDWVKLIFGHLLRFILNLFFSCIIIHFLFKNREWTMQGALLITIIFAITFPIYLYCIHDRFEIGYLFSFYMRRFVIQPLILLLIVPLFYYRKQILERGN is encoded by the coding sequence ATGAAAATTCTTAATTGGTTTTTAGTCTTAGCCGGAGTTTGCGGACTTGTAGGTGTAAGAATTTTGGAGGATCATATTTTTTATGATCCGTTTCTGAATTATTTTCATTTTGCCACAAAAAATATCGCTTTTCCTGAGTTCGATTGGGTAAAGCTAATTTTCGGTCATCTTCTCAGATTTATTTTAAATCTTTTTTTCTCATGCATAATTATTCATTTTTTGTTTAAAAATAGAGAATGGACGATGCAGGGAGCTCTACTAATTACCATTATTTTCGCCATCACCTTTCCTATTTATCTGTATTGCATTCATGATAGATTCGAGATCGGCTATCTTTTTTCTTTTTACATGAGAAGATTTGTGATACAACCTTTAATTTTACTTCTGATTGTACCTTTATTTTATTACAGGAAACAAATTTTGGAAAGAGGTAATTAA
- a CDS encoding LOG family protein: MGIEGSRDESLQNPEININDSILHNSFRQKTWDEIVTKDSWMVFKIMAEFVDGYERMAKIGPCVSIFGSARLKPESKYYEMAVEIAEKITKIGFGIITGGGPGIMEAGNKGAFLAKGKSIGLNIDLPFEQHFNPFINKMYSLNFDYFFVRKVMFVKYSQGFIVMPGGFGTLDELTEAITLIQTNKIGRFPIVLVGSEFWGGLLDWFKTTLLKEGMIAENDLDLYRVVDTADEAVEHIKAFYDKYAVNVNF; encoded by the coding sequence ATGGGAATAGAAGGAAGCAGGGATGAAAGTTTACAAAATCCTGAAATAAATATCAATGACTCCATATTACACAACAGTTTCAGGCAAAAAACCTGGGACGAAATTGTAACCAAAGACAGCTGGATGGTTTTCAAAATCATGGCAGAATTTGTAGATGGATATGAAAGAATGGCAAAAATTGGTCCTTGCGTTTCGATATTCGGGTCGGCAAGATTAAAGCCTGAAAGCAAATATTACGAAATGGCGGTGGAGATCGCTGAGAAAATCACCAAAATAGGTTTCGGAATCATCACCGGCGGCGGCCCGGGAATCATGGAAGCTGGGAACAAAGGTGCTTTTTTGGCCAAAGGAAAATCGATAGGTCTGAATATTGATTTACCTTTTGAGCAACATTTTAATCCGTTTATCAATAAAATGTATTCGCTTAATTTCGATTATTTCTTCGTGAGAAAAGTGATGTTCGTAAAATATTCACAGGGATTTATCGTAATGCCTGGAGGTTTTGGAACGCTTGACGAACTTACAGAAGCAATCACGCTCATCCAGACCAATAAAATTGGAAGATTCCCCATTGTTTTAGTAGGATCTGAGTTTTGGGGAGGTTTATTAGATTGGTTTAAAACCACTTTATTAAAAGAAGGAATGATTGCCGAAAATGATCTTGATCTTTATCGTGTGGTAGATACAGCTGACGAAGCCGTAGAGCACATTAAAGCTTTTTATGATAAATACGCAGTAAATGTTAACTTTTAG
- a CDS encoding GxxExxY protein, with the protein MITKKDITQLSYEITGFAIKVHKTLGPGLLESIYEECLKIELIKNGYDVKQQLYTTINYEGVTIETKLVVDSLVNDLIILELKAVEEILSIHEAQLLTYMKVLKKPQGLLINFFTDNITNHCDLLSMNILKNSQTNFFDLSKSLIKLNSLIES; encoded by the coding sequence ATGATAACAAAAAAGGATATTACTCAATTATCATATGAAATCACTGGATTTGCAATAAAAGTCCATAAAACATTAGGACCAGGTTTATTGGAAAGCATCTATGAAGAATGTTTGAAAATTGAATTAATAAAAAATGGTTACGATGTAAAACAGCAGCTGTACACAACCATTAATTATGAAGGGGTGACTATTGAAACAAAGCTGGTGGTAGATTCATTAGTTAATGATTTGATCATTTTAGAGCTTAAAGCGGTGGAAGAAATATTATCAATTCATGAGGCTCAACTTTTAACTTACATGAAAGTTCTAAAAAAACCACAAGGACTACTAATTAATTTTTTCACAGACAATATCACAAATCATTGCGACCTTTTGTCAATGAATATTTTAAAGAACTCCCAAACTAATTTTTTTGATTTATCAAAAAGCTTAATTAAACTTAACTCCTTAATAGAATCTTAA
- a CDS encoding aspartate-semialdehyde dehydrogenase codes for MKVAVVGSTGMVGQVMLKVLEERNFPVTELIPVASERSIGKQVKYKQVDYTIVSIEDAIAAKPDIAIFSAGGSTSLEYAPKFAEAGITVIDNSSAWRMDPTKKLVVPEINADVLTKEDKIIANPNCSTIQLVMVLGPLNKKYDLKRVIISTYQSVTGTGKAAVDQLNAEIAGDDSVEKVYPYQIFKNALPHCDVFSDDDYTKEEIKLMKEPKKILGDDTFNLTATAVRVPVQGGHSESVNIEFENEFELDDVRKILAETPGVIVMDNVKNNEYPMPLYSEGKDEVFVGRIRRDLSQPKTLNLWIVADNLRKGAATNAVQIAEYLVANNLV; via the coding sequence ATGAAAGTAGCTGTAGTAGGTTCAACAGGAATGGTTGGACAAGTGATGCTTAAAGTTCTCGAAGAGAGAAACTTCCCTGTAACAGAATTAATTCCGGTAGCTTCGGAAAGATCTATTGGTAAACAGGTGAAGTATAAACAGGTAGATTACACTATCGTAAGCATCGAAGACGCTATAGCTGCAAAACCAGACATCGCCATTTTTTCTGCGGGAGGTTCAACTTCTCTAGAATATGCTCCGAAATTTGCCGAAGCAGGAATTACGGTAATCGACAATTCGTCAGCATGGAGAATGGATCCTACTAAAAAATTAGTCGTTCCGGAAATCAACGCAGACGTTTTGACGAAAGAAGACAAGATTATTGCAAACCCAAACTGTTCTACCATTCAGTTGGTGATGGTTTTAGGTCCGTTGAATAAAAAATATGATTTAAAAAGAGTAATCATTTCTACCTACCAGTCTGTAACAGGAACTGGTAAAGCAGCTGTAGATCAATTGAATGCAGAGATTGCCGGAGATGATTCTGTTGAAAAAGTATATCCTTACCAAATCTTCAAAAATGCATTGCCACATTGTGATGTATTTTCGGATGACGATTACACAAAGGAAGAAATTAAATTAATGAAAGAACCTAAAAAGATTTTGGGTGACGATACATTTAACTTGACGGCGACCGCGGTGAGAGTTCCGGTGCAAGGAGGTCATTCCGAAAGCGTGAATATTGAATTTGAAAACGAATTTGAGCTTGACGATGTAAGAAAAATCTTAGCAGAAACTCCCGGAGTAATTGTGATGGATAATGTAAAAAACAACGAATATCCTATGCCTCTTTACTCAGAAGGGAAAGATGAAGTTTTCGTAGGACGAATAAGACGCGATCTTTCACAACCGAAAACACTCAATCTCTGGATTGTAGCAGACAATCTGCGAAAGGGTGCTGCAACCAACGCAGTGCAAATTGCAGAATACCTGGTAGCAAACAACTTAGTATAA
- the xrtF gene encoding exosortase family protein XrtF has translation MLKDFNPVLGILLRFIIIYLVLLFAYQFYLNSFQTQGLDPYSRMITDHVMWIQNLFNYPTDLYDDVFNEQVYYYMDKRPITRMVEGCNAISVIILFVSFIFAFYKGTKTFVFVAVSLLALYVMNVLRIVGLNIVTKDHPDYSKFTHDYLFPAVIYGSVVLLWLVWIKFFALKNENS, from the coding sequence ATGCTAAAGGACTTTAATCCTGTTTTGGGAATTCTGCTACGTTTCATCATCATTTATTTGGTGTTGCTCTTCGCGTACCAGTTTTATCTCAACAGTTTTCAGACGCAAGGTCTTGATCCCTATTCCAGAATGATTACCGATCATGTAATGTGGATTCAAAATCTGTTTAATTATCCTACAGATTTGTACGACGATGTTTTTAACGAGCAAGTCTATTATTATATGGATAAAAGACCCATCACACGTATGGTAGAAGGTTGCAATGCAATCTCGGTGATTATACTTTTTGTCTCTTTTATTTTTGCATTTTATAAAGGAACAAAGACTTTCGTTTTTGTTGCAGTAAGTCTTCTGGCACTTTATGTGATGAATGTTTTGAGAATAGTAGGGTTGAATATTGTGACAAAAGACCATCCTGATTACAGCAAATTCACCCACGATTATCTTTTTCCTGCTGTTATTTATGGAAGTGTGGTGCTGCTTTGGTTGGTTTGGATTAAATTTTTTGCTCTAAAAAATGAAAATTCTTAA
- a CDS encoding DUF6702 family protein, which translates to MKKIIYISGILTLFVFMSFMTLDFFSTMTKVDYVDGSKTLKFTTKMNTSHISDAIKINRSTAGFEAEVKKYVNNNFDVYVNNSPKTLTFTGSQISGETVWVYFETGGVTDVSTLKIKNTLLLSAFPKQINLVNIAYKGAQKTMNFQRGKEVNEVSF; encoded by the coding sequence ATGAAAAAAATTATATACATATCGGGTATTTTAACATTATTTGTATTCATGAGTTTTATGACTTTGGATTTCTTTTCTACGATGACAAAAGTAGATTACGTTGACGGAAGCAAAACTTTGAAGTTTACTACGAAAATGAATACCAGTCATATTTCTGATGCTATAAAAATCAACCGAAGCACGGCAGGTTTTGAAGCCGAAGTAAAAAAATATGTAAACAACAACTTTGATGTTTATGTAAATAATTCTCCCAAAACGCTCACTTTCACAGGAAGTCAGATAAGCGGAGAAACAGTTTGGGTATATTTTGAAACCGGAGGCGTTACAGATGTAAGCACTTTAAAGATTAAAAATACACTTCTTTTGAGCGCATTTCCGAAACAAATCAACCTTGTAAATATTGCGTACAAAGGAGCTCAAAAAACAATGAATTTCCAGCGTGGCAAAGAGGTGAATGAGGTTTCATTTTAA
- a CDS encoding nucleotidyltransferase family protein, with protein MKALIFAAGKGTRLKPFTDHHPKALAKVNGIPLLERNITYLKDFGITDFVINIYHFGSQITDFLKQNNNFNCNIEISDECDELLETGGGLVFAKKFLDHGEDFIIMNADILTNINITDFVKYHQSLNDFATLAVSDRQSSRKLLFNEDMVLRGWLNVQTGEQRLAEFNKGFKPYAFSGVHCINPIIFDKIKRTGKFSVMEEYLDIMQTEKIHGFVHNSILIDVGRPESVIEAEKYFK; from the coding sequence ATGAAGGCATTAATTTTTGCGGCAGGAAAAGGGACAAGACTGAAACCCTTTACAGACCATCATCCTAAAGCTTTGGCTAAAGTAAACGGAATACCGCTTTTAGAAAGAAATATTACTTATCTGAAAGATTTCGGGATTACAGATTTTGTAATCAACATCTATCATTTTGGCAGTCAGATTACAGATTTTCTTAAACAAAACAATAATTTTAACTGTAATATTGAAATTTCAGATGAGTGTGATGAACTTCTGGAAACGGGCGGCGGATTGGTTTTCGCTAAAAAATTTCTGGATCACGGAGAAGATTTCATCATCATGAATGCAGATATTTTGACCAACATCAATATCACAGATTTTGTAAAATACCATCAAAGTTTAAATGATTTTGCTACTTTAGCAGTATCAGACAGACAAAGCTCCAGAAAACTACTTTTCAACGAGGACATGGTCTTGAGAGGATGGCTGAATGTACAAACCGGAGAGCAAAGATTAGCAGAATTTAACAAAGGATTCAAACCTTACGCTTTCAGTGGTGTACATTGCATAAATCCGATCATTTTTGATAAAATAAAAAGAACAGGAAAATTCTCTGTAATGGAAGAATATCTAGACATTATGCAGACAGAAAAAATTCATGGTTTTGTACACAATAGTATTCTGATTGACGTTGGAAGACCCGAATCTGTAATTGAAGCCGAAAAATATTTTAAATAA
- a CDS encoding cation diffusion facilitator family transporter, whose protein sequence is MKSSKNAENINFQKIIAIIGVLLFVAKIIAWKLTDSDSVFSDAMESIVNIISAFMGLYSLYLAAKPKDEDHPYGHGKVEFVTSGIEGSLIIIAGIMIIYEGTNSLLTGKIISKINWGILIIAATAIINYILGYISIKKGKKVNSVVLIASGKHLQSDTLTTFGVVISLIIVYFTGIYWIDSVVALLFGGYIIFVGYKIVRKALSGIMDEQDPELLDNIIKLLEENRRTEWIDIHNMKIQQFGSSLHIDAHITLPYYYSLREAHNEMENVIMLLAKNTSRTVEFNFHMDDCKTISCPVCQIMDCPVRKQPFVKRVEWTAENVTRIEKHTID, encoded by the coding sequence ATGAAAAGCAGTAAAAACGCAGAAAATATTAACTTTCAAAAAATCATTGCGATCATTGGCGTATTGCTATTTGTCGCAAAAATAATTGCATGGAAACTTACAGATTCCGACTCTGTATTTTCTGACGCGATGGAAAGTATCGTCAATATCATCAGTGCATTCATGGGTTTATATTCTCTCTATCTGGCAGCAAAGCCGAAAGATGAAGATCATCCTTACGGTCATGGGAAAGTAGAGTTTGTAACATCGGGAATAGAAGGATCACTGATCATCATCGCCGGAATCATGATTATCTATGAAGGTACCAACAGTTTATTGACGGGAAAAATCATTTCCAAAATCAATTGGGGAATTTTAATTATCGCTGCGACGGCCATTATCAATTACATTTTAGGATATATATCTATTAAAAAAGGTAAAAAGGTCAATTCTGTAGTCCTTATCGCTTCGGGAAAGCATCTGCAATCTGATACATTAACAACTTTTGGAGTTGTGATTAGTTTGATTATCGTATACTTTACAGGGATTTATTGGATAGATTCTGTGGTCGCTCTACTTTTTGGAGGATATATAATTTTTGTCGGTTACAAAATCGTCAGAAAAGCTTTAAGCGGAATTATGGATGAGCAAGATCCTGAACTTCTAGACAATATCATAAAACTTCTTGAAGAAAACCGAAGAACAGAATGGATCGACATTCACAACATGAAAATACAGCAGTTTGGATCGTCTTTACATATTGACGCTCACATTACTTTGCCATACTATTATAGCCTGAGAGAGGCACACAACGAGATGGAAAACGTGATCATGCTTTTAGCAAAAAATACCTCCAGAACTGTTGAATTTAATTTTCACATGGATGACTGTAAAACTATTTCTTGTCCGGTCTGCCAAATTATGGATTGCCCTGTACGAAAACAACCGTTTGTAAAAAGAGTGGAATGGACTGCCGAAAACGTAACACGGATTGAAAAGCACACGATAGACTAA
- a CDS encoding RapZ C-terminal domain-containing protein translates to MLHIDIHSFSYKKGGIPKDDSGNGGGFTFDCRGILNPGRVEEYKIQTGNDIGVQEYLETKTDMPQFLELVKSMVSINIDNYLGRGFENLQINFGCTGGQHRSVYSAIKIAHFIEEKYGEKVEISLHHDEQHQLNNK, encoded by the coding sequence ATGCTACATATAGACATCCACAGTTTTTCATACAAAAAAGGAGGAATACCCAAAGATGATTCCGGAAACGGAGGTGGTTTCACATTCGATTGCCGAGGAATTTTAAACCCGGGAAGAGTGGAAGAATATAAAATACAGACCGGAAACGACATTGGTGTGCAAGAATATCTCGAAACAAAAACAGATATGCCTCAGTTTTTAGAATTGGTAAAAAGTATGGTCTCCATCAATATCGACAATTATTTGGGAAGAGGATTTGAAAATCTACAAATTAACTTCGGATGTACCGGCGGACAGCATAGATCGGTTTATTCAGCCATAAAAATTGCTCATTTTATTGAAGAAAAATATGGAGAAAAAGTAGAAATAAGTCTTCATCACGACGAACAACATCAACTGAATAATAAATGA